One window of Salmo salar chromosome ssa11, Ssal_v3.1, whole genome shotgun sequence genomic DNA carries:
- the mmp2 gene encoding 72 kDa type IV collagenase precursor: MGCHTAFSPRHLVLKVFLVQLIAFLQKTSAAPSPIIKFPGDDSPKTDKEVALHYLNKFYGCPQDRCNLMVLKDTLKKMQKFFSLQETGEIDPKTVEIMKKPRCGVPDVAQYNFFHRKPKWQQNAITYRILGHSPDLDEETIDDAFLRAFKVWSDVTPLKFTRLMDGEADIMINFGRNEHGDGYPFDGKDGLLAHAFAPGPGTGGDSHFDDDEQWTLGEGQVVKVKFGNAEGEFCKFPFMFMGKEYNSCTNQGRDDGFLWCSTTYNFDDDGKYGFCPHELLFTLGGNADGAPCKFPFTFQGENYDGCTTQGRDDGYRWCATTENYDNDKSYGFCPETAMSTVGGNSEGSPCVFPFTFLGDTYDSCTASGRSDGKMWCASTKSYDDDRKWGFCPDQGYSLFLVAAHEFGHALGLEHSQDPGALMAPMYTFTKNFRLSNDDIKGIQELYGAGTDKPVPPTQGPVTPMDICNEPVVFDAVAQIRGETFFFKDRFIFRSTNFRGKPSGPMLVATYWPELPVTIDAAYENPLEEKTVFFAGNEMWIFNADQIEKGYPKRISSIGLPTDLKGIDAAFSFGKSQKTYLFAGDKFWRYNEAKKKMDPGFPKLIADSWNGIPDGIDSAFSLNGIDYTYFFKGAHYFKMDDSSLKIVKLGEITKDWLGCH, encoded by the exons ATGGGGTGCCACACGGCATTTAGCCCTCGACACCTTGTCCTCAAAGTGTTTTTGGTACAGTTAATCGCCTTTCTCCAGAAAACCTCTGCAGCTCCCTCGCCCATTATCAAATTCCCAGGAGACGATAGTCCAAAAACAGACAAAGAAGTGGCTCTG CACTATCTGAACAAGTTCTATGGCTGCCCACAAGATAGATGTAATCTCATGGTGCTGAAGGACACCCTGAAGAAGATGCAGAAGTTCTTCTCGCTACAAGAGACGGGTGAGATCGACCCCAAGACGGTGGAGATCATGAAGAAGCCCCGCTGTGGAGTTCCTGATGTTGCCCAATACAACTTCTTCCACAGGAAACCCAAGTGGCAGCAAAACGCCATCACCTACAG GATTCTAGGCCACTCTCCTGACCTGGACGAGGAGACTATTGATGACGCCTTCTTAAGGGCCTTCAAAGTGTGGAGTGACGTCACCCCACTCAAGTTCACCCGCCTCATGGATGGAGAGGCTGACATCATGATTAACTTTGGCCGCAACG AGCATGGAGATGGCTACCCCTTCGATGGTAAAGATGGTCTGCTGGCTCATGCCTTCGCTCCTGGACCAGGCACCGGGGGAGACTCCCACTTTGATGACGACGAGCAGTGGACCCTGGGAGAAGGACAAG TTGTGAAGGTGAAGTTTGGTAATGCAGAGGGGGAGTTCTGTAAGTTCCCCTTCATGTTTATGGGGAAGGAGTACAACAGCTGTACCAATCAGGGCCGTGATGATGGATTCCTCTGGTGCTCCACCACATACAACTTTGACGACGACGGCAAATACGGTTTCTGTCCCCATGAGT TACTCTTCACCCTGGGTGGAAACGCGGACGGAGCTCCCTGTAAGTTCCCCTTCACATTCCAAGGGGAGAACTATGATGGTTGCACCACTCAGGGGCGTGACGACGGCTACCGCTGGTGTGCTACGACTGAGAACTATGACAATGACAAGTCCTACGGGTTCTGCCCTGAAACAG CCATGTCCACCGTTGGAGGAAACTCTGAGGGTTCCCCCTGTGTGTTCCCCTTCACGTTCCTTGGAGACACTTATGACAGTTGCACCGCTTCTGGACGTAGCGACGGCAAGATGTGGTGCGCCTCCACCAAGAGCTACGACGATGACCGCAAGTGGGGCTTCTGTCCTGATCAAG GCTACAGTCTGTTCCTGGTTGCGGCCCATGAGTTTGGCCATGCCCTGGGCTTGGAGCACTCCCAGGACCCTGGTGCTCTGATGGCCCCCATGTACACCTTCACCAAGAACTTTAGACTGTCCAACGACGACATCAAGGGCATTCAGGAGCTCTATG GTGCTGGTACAGACAAGCCCGTGCCTCCCACCCAGGGCCCAGTCACTCCTATGGACatctgtaatgaacctgtggtGTTTGATGCTGTGGCCCAGATCAGAGGAGAGACCTTCTTCTTCAAGGACAG GTTCATATTCAGGTCAACCAACTTCCGGGGCAAGCCTTCAGGTCCCATGCTGGTAGCCACCTACTGGCCTGAGCTCCCTGTTACCATCGACGCTGCCTATGAAAACCCACTGGAGGAGAAGACTGTGTTCTTTGCAG GCAATGAGATGTGGATCTTCAATGCAGACCAGATAGAGAAAGGCTACCCCAAGAGAATCTCCTCTATAGGCCTGCCCACAGACCTGAAAGGCATTGACGCAGCCTTCTCCTTCGGAAAGAGCCAGAAGACCTACCTGTTCGCTGGAGACAAGTTCTGGAG GTACAATGAAGCCAAGAAGAAGATGGACCCTGGCTTCCCCAAGCTCATCGCTGACTCTTGGAACGGAATCCCAGACGGCATTGATTCTGCTTTTAGTCTGAATGGCATTG ATTACACCTACTTCTTCAAAGGTGCCcactacttcaaaatggatgACAGTAGCCTGAAGATCGTCAAACTGGGCGAGATTACAAAGGACTGGCTGGGTTGTCACTAA
- the LOC106562418 gene encoding lysophosphatidylcholine acyltransferase 2 yields MTPRRVFALPRQQSLFLPAVLNPFVQEVKLAKADIIKCVFRGIFLVPIRAIFLTLVLMVTWPVAVVTTFLHPLKGAVAPMTGWRRFMCRRVMAFLGRSYYFFMGFRVVVKGQQVSSAEAPILAVAPHSTFFDGIVCIVAGLPSTVSRTENLATPIFGRFVRCLQPVLVSRQDPDSRKNTIMEIDSRAKSGGCWPQILVFPEGTCTNRSCLITFKQGAFVPGVPVQPVVMRYPNRLDTVTWTWQGFSSKTLLLLTLSQLYTNVEIEFLPPVTPTEEEKKRPVLFARTVRNVMAQALGVPVTDHTYEDCRLMISAGELTLPMEAGLVEFTKISQKLDLKWDNVKKELEGFAAVACSCKGGRITIQEFASFLKLPISPALQELFALFDRDGDGTIDFREYVIGVTILCRPANTEEVLRTAFQLFDTDADQRITHEEFSSMLRSALGVCDLNVSKLFKEIDTDSSEFITFAEFQAFALNHPEYAKLFTTYLELQRYQALQEVESELSSTNHVCSEDNQEESISDKKDD; encoded by the exons ATGACTCCCCGGAGAGTGTTCGCGCTACCCAGGCAGCAATCCCTGTTTCTTCCGGCCGTCCTTAATCCTTTTGTGCAGGAGGTGAAATTGGCCAAGGCTGACATTATCAAA TGTGTATTCCGGGGAATCTTCCTGGTGCCTATCCGTGCCATCTTCCTGACTCTGGTTCTCATGGTAACATGGCCTGTTGCTGTCGTAACAACATTCTTGCACCCTCTCAAAGGAGCAGTGGCGCCCATGACCGGATGGAGACG GTTCATGTGTCGGCGTGTGATGGCGTTCCTGGGGAGGTCCTACTACTTCTTCATGGGCTTCAGGGTGGTGGTGAAGGGCCAGCAGGTGAGCAGTGCAGAGGCCCCCATTCTGGCTGTGGCCCCACACTCCACCTTCTTTGATGGCATTGTGTGCATCGTAGCAGGCCTGCCCTCCACTGTGTCCCGCACTGAGAACCTCGCCACTCCTATATTCGGCA GGTTTGTGCGGTGTCTCCAGCcggtgttggtctccagacaggACCCAGACTCCCGTAAGAACACCATTATGGAGATAGACAGCAGAGCCAAGTCTGGAGGCTGCTGGCCACAG ATCCTGGTCTTCCCTGAGGGGACTTGTACAAATCGCTCATGTCTCATCACTTTCAAACAAG GTGCCTTCGTCCCTGGGGTCCCGGTGCAGCCTGTGGTCATGAGGTATCCCAACAGACTGGACACTGTGACTTGGACTTGGCAAGGCTTCAGCTC GAAAACCCTGCTGCTTCTCACTCTGTCTCAGCTCTACACCAATGTAGAGATAGAG TTTCTTCCTCCAGTTACCCCTACTGAGGAGGAAAAGAAAAGACCTGTGCTGTTTGCCAGGACAGTACGAAATGTTATGGccca GGCCCTGGGTGTGCCAGTGACGGACCACACATATGAGGACTGTAGACTGATGATCTCGGCTGGGGAGCTCACCCTGCCCATGGAGGCTGGTCTAGTGGAGTTCACTAAGATCAGCCAAAAACTTGA CCTGAAGTGGGACAACGtgaagaaggagctggagggCTTTGCAGCCGTGGCCTGCTCCTGTAAAGGAGGCCGCATCACAATCCAGGAGTTCGCCAGCTTCCTCAAGCTGCCCATCAGCCCCGCCCTGCAGGAGCTGTTTGCTCTCTTTGACAGG gatggaGATGGCACCATTGACTTCAGAGAGTATGTCATCGGTGTAACCATCTTATGTCGGCCAGCTAACACCGAAGAGGTCCTCCGCACAGCTTTCCAG ctGTTTGACACTGACGCGGACCAAAGAATCACTCATGAAGagttctcctccatgcttcgctCTGCTCTAGGCGTGTGTGACCTCAATGTCTCCAAACTCTTTAAGGAGATAGATACAGACAGCTCTGAATTCATCACTTTCG CCGAGTTCCAGGCGTTTGCCCTGAACCACCCAGAGTATGCCAAGCTGTTCACCACCTACCTGGAGCTCCAGCGGTACCAGGCCCTCCAGGAGGTGGAGTCAGAACTCTCCTCCACCAATCACGTCTGCTCTGAGGACAACCAGGAAGAGAGCATCTCTGACAAAAAGGACGACTAA